In Chryseobacterium camelliae, one DNA window encodes the following:
- a CDS encoding Eco57I restriction-modification methylase domain-containing protein encodes MNSIKYGGLNSADDGYFDIVIGNPPYVDSETMIRSGQEVFRKYLKENYSYAEGNWDLFIVFIELAKKLTKINSIFSYIIPNKLISAKYGTKARSDLKRNDIIEIRDYSRLNVFTSADVYPVTFVIKKSNNPSDISPKFTIMNDIKSPQFSNNIGDVTLITDNSWDICFYNTDVFNLLMKLRTNNNVLKNLGSKVLGAATVNEAYLIKDKLKDSSYLPTSFKLINTGTIDSFISLWGIKKTQYIKGQYNTPVINKEEVKLINETRFTQSSNPKIIIAGMSSTIEAFLDVKGEYLAGKSTSIITDTIENLKVYLAILNSKVVHFYVNQIYNSLKMAGGYLNITPEIIKNIPIPLEYKNSKLIDIVNLIISNDSPSYYIEELNKVTFKLYNLTYEEVKIIDVDFSLSKQEYNEFEI; translated from the coding sequence ATTAACTCTATAAAATATGGTGGTTTAAATTCTGCAGACGATGGATATTTTGATATTGTGATTGGCAATCCGCCGTATGTAGACTCTGAAACGATGATAAGATCGGGACAAGAAGTTTTTCGTAAATATTTAAAAGAAAACTACAGTTATGCTGAGGGAAATTGGGATTTGTTTATTGTTTTCATTGAGTTGGCAAAGAAACTTACTAAAATAAACAGTATATTCTCTTACATTATTCCTAATAAATTAATTTCCGCCAAATATGGAACTAAGGCGAGAAGCGATTTAAAAAGAAATGATATTATAGAAATTAGAGATTATTCTCGTTTAAACGTATTCACTTCGGCAGATGTTTATCCGGTTACATTCGTCATCAAAAAAAGTAATAATCCGTCTGACATCTCTCCTAAGTTTACTATAATGAATGATATTAAAAGTCCTCAGTTTAGTAATAATATAGGAGATGTAACATTAATTACTGATAACAGTTGGGATATTTGTTTTTATAATACAGATGTCTTTAATCTATTAATGAAATTAAGGACTAATAACAATGTTTTAAAAAATTTAGGTAGTAAGGTATTAGGTGCGGCAACCGTGAATGAAGCCTATTTAATAAAAGATAAATTGAAAGATAGTTCATATCTTCCAACGTCATTTAAGCTTATCAATACGGGTACTATTGATTCATTTATATCACTTTGGGGAATAAAAAAGACACAATATATAAAGGGGCAATACAATACTCCTGTTATAAACAAAGAAGAAGTAAAACTTATTAATGAAACAAGATTTACACAATCATCAAATCCTAAAATAATCATTGCGGGAATGTCATCTACCATAGAGGCTTTCCTCGATGTTAAAGGAGAATATTTAGCGGGAAAATCAACATCAATAATTACGGATACAATAGAAAATTTAAAAGTATATTTAGCAATATTGAACTCCAAAGTAGTCCATTTTTATGTTAATCAAATATATAACTCTTTAAAAATGGCAGGAGGTTATTTGAATATTACGCCTGAAATCATTAAAAACATACCCATTCCTCTTGAATACAAAAATTCAAAACTTATTGATATTGTTAATCTAATAATAAGTAATGATAGTCCGTCATATTATATTGAAGAACTGAATAAAGTGACATTTAAGTTATATAATCTCACTTATGAAGAAGTAAAAATCATAGACGTTGATTTTTCATTATCTAAACAAGAATATAATGAATTTGAAATTTAA
- a CDS encoding master DNA invertase Mpi family serine-type recombinase → MTYGYIRISTDHQNVENQRFEINQFCQSNSLLVDIWIDETVSGTKKVEERELGKILKKMETGDILICSELSRLGRNLLMIMGVLNECMNRDIQVWTIKDNYRLGSDINSKVLAFAFGLSAEIERNLISQRTKEALARKRAEGVILGRPVGSKSSKTKLTGQEKKIQELLDRKVSYSAIGRILGVHRLTVSSFVKRQSEIG, encoded by the coding sequence ATGACTTACGGATACATCAGAATCAGCACAGACCATCAAAATGTAGAAAATCAAAGATTTGAAATCAACCAGTTTTGTCAATCCAATTCATTGCTTGTCGATATATGGATAGATGAAACCGTTTCCGGAACAAAAAAGGTAGAGGAGCGAGAATTGGGTAAAATTTTGAAAAAAATGGAAACTGGCGACATACTTATTTGTTCGGAACTTTCCCGTTTGGGCAGAAACCTTTTAATGATTATGGGTGTACTCAATGAATGTATGAATCGTGACATTCAGGTATGGACTATAAAAGATAATTATCGGTTAGGAAGTGATATCAATTCCAAAGTTTTGGCGTTTGCCTTTGGATTATCCGCGGAAATCGAAAGAAACTTAATTTCACAACGTACTAAAGAAGCGCTGGCCAGGAAACGTGCTGAAGGTGTTATTCTTGGTCGTCCGGTCGGTAGTAAATCCTCCAAAACAAAATTAACGGGTCAAGAAAAGAAGATACAAGAATTATTGGATAGGAAAGTATCTTATTCTGCTATTGGTAGAATTTTAGGAGTGCATCGCCTAACGGTAAGTAGTTTTGTAAAACGTCAAAGCGAAATAGGATAA
- a CDS encoding helicase-related protein codes for MIEEGRLEIRKTENPNHAKLYLFHLNEDQAEKQGMPGQFITGSSNLTRSGLHNQEEFNVEIKDYGYADAVQYFNELWDRAISITDHLENRAILIDFIKNKTQVATITPFEAYCLVIKTYLDLQNQENEEVDLDALLDKIELKKFSYQSDAVNQAIQMIKEHNGCIIADVVGLGKSVIASMIARQMNKRGIIICPPGLMGDAEKKDSGWWEYLEKFGLHNWQVYSRGIIDRIADNIEGRDFEVVIVDEAHYFRNQDTSDYEALSMICRNKKVILLSATPFNNSPADIFSLLKLFIVPGKSTISLEDNLAGKFSRLNYEYKQLSTIFKNWNSADDLKREAAERLYVQLIDDKLPIDIKKVKVETQRLSNDIKRIISPVVIRRNRLDLKQDYVYSKEVGNLSVVKDPEEVFYYLDAEQDEFYDNIISKYFAENGAFTGAIYQPFSYEKILSDKLDEFGNRQYNQQKNLYDFMRRILVKRFESSFGSFEKSIDRFLQVHLLVKDFIDKTGKFILDRSFIDRIKDYEIEDIEANLEKYAAGDLKRKTPKNNEVYDVSNFQRKQEFLDDIDSDIQLFIQIQTRLKDLKLVDKDPKQEEIIKKIKILLNKEPERKIILFSEYVDTILHLEKRFKNEFKNEVLVCNGKVSKDLAKHLNSDFNAQYNKGLKTNHFRILLTSDKLSEGFNLNRAGVIINYDIPWNPTRVIQRVGRINRIGSKVYDELFILNFFPSLKGADIVKSREIAQQKMFLIHNALGEDAKIFDEDEEPTPAALGSKINSNPQEEGEVNTITKIRNLYADLQKKHPEIIDKISQLPPRVKTAKKHPEYELNVLRRKGLSLFAQTIGKEENRTVREIDFEELLVKIACSIDEPTLKLSSVFWGLYDEVKEFKPKYKMGRSEISLEQKAEANLKKSLRILKDLNFENLHFIQMLIKDLRYYHTLSTKSVRRIGAQELSDDKKSVRYFLEEIAYLKHNLGENYLDDIESRTKYKSKEVIIAIENNDLRELL; via the coding sequence ATGATTGAAGAAGGTAGGTTAGAAATACGCAAGACTGAAAACCCTAATCACGCAAAGTTATACCTTTTTCATCTCAATGAAGATCAAGCAGAGAAGCAAGGTATGCCAGGACAATTTATCACCGGCAGTAGTAATCTCACACGTTCTGGTTTACATAATCAGGAAGAATTTAATGTAGAGATTAAAGACTATGGTTATGCTGACGCTGTCCAATACTTTAATGAATTATGGGATCGAGCAATTTCTATTACTGACCATTTAGAAAATCGAGCTATATTAATTGACTTTATCAAAAATAAAACACAAGTTGCAACTATAACGCCTTTTGAAGCTTATTGTTTGGTAATAAAAACCTATTTGGATCTACAAAATCAAGAGAACGAAGAAGTAGATTTGGATGCTCTACTGGATAAGATAGAACTTAAAAAATTCAGTTACCAATCAGACGCGGTTAACCAAGCCATCCAAATGATTAAAGAGCACAACGGCTGTATTATTGCTGATGTGGTAGGGTTGGGTAAATCGGTCATAGCTTCCATGATTGCTCGGCAGATGAACAAAAGGGGCATTATTATCTGTCCTCCTGGTCTAATGGGTGATGCTGAAAAAAAAGATAGTGGTTGGTGGGAATATTTAGAAAAATTTGGATTACATAACTGGCAGGTTTACAGCCGTGGAATTATCGATCGTATTGCAGATAATATTGAAGGAAGGGACTTTGAGGTAGTTATAGTAGATGAAGCACATTATTTTCGTAATCAGGACACTTCCGATTACGAAGCGTTATCAATGATTTGTCGCAATAAAAAAGTAATTCTTTTATCGGCTACACCTTTTAATAATTCTCCGGCTGATATTTTCTCTCTTTTAAAGCTATTTATTGTCCCAGGGAAATCTACCATATCATTAGAGGATAACTTGGCAGGAAAATTCAGTCGTCTTAACTATGAATATAAACAATTATCTACTATTTTTAAGAATTGGAACTCTGCCGACGATTTGAAAAGAGAAGCAGCAGAAAGATTATACGTGCAATTAATCGATGATAAATTACCAATCGATATTAAAAAAGTAAAGGTTGAAACACAACGTCTTTCAAATGATATCAAACGTATTATAAGCCCTGTGGTAATACGAAGAAATCGTTTGGATTTAAAGCAAGATTATGTATACTCCAAAGAGGTTGGTAATTTATCTGTTGTAAAAGATCCGGAAGAAGTATTTTATTATCTGGATGCAGAGCAGGACGAGTTTTACGATAATATAATTAGTAAATACTTTGCAGAAAACGGGGCATTTACGGGAGCTATTTATCAGCCATTTAGCTATGAAAAGATATTGAGTGATAAACTTGACGAATTTGGAAATCGACAATATAATCAACAGAAAAACCTATATGATTTTATGCGTCGTATTCTGGTAAAACGTTTTGAATCATCTTTTGGTTCCTTTGAAAAATCTATAGATCGATTTTTGCAAGTACATTTATTGGTGAAAGATTTTATTGATAAAACAGGAAAATTTATTTTAGACCGTTCTTTTATTGACAGAATTAAAGATTATGAAATCGAAGATATTGAAGCCAATCTTGAAAAATATGCTGCAGGCGATTTAAAACGTAAAACACCTAAGAATAATGAAGTTTATGATGTTAGCAATTTTCAAAGAAAGCAGGAGTTTTTAGATGATATTGATTCGGATATACAGCTGTTTATACAAATTCAGACACGTTTGAAAGATTTAAAATTAGTTGATAAAGATCCTAAACAGGAAGAAATTATAAAAAAAATTAAAATTCTTTTAAATAAAGAGCCGGAAAGAAAAATTATTCTGTTTTCAGAATATGTAGATACCATTCTTCACCTTGAGAAAAGGTTTAAAAATGAATTCAAAAATGAGGTGTTAGTTTGTAATGGAAAGGTTTCAAAAGATTTGGCAAAACACTTGAATAGTGATTTTAATGCACAATATAACAAAGGTTTAAAAACAAATCACTTTAGAATATTGCTAACCTCCGATAAGTTATCTGAAGGATTCAATTTAAACCGAGCTGGTGTTATTATCAATTATGACATTCCATGGAATCCTACTAGAGTTATTCAACGTGTAGGACGTATCAATCGTATTGGTTCCAAAGTTTATGATGAATTATTCATTCTTAATTTTTTTCCTTCATTAAAAGGAGCTGATATTGTAAAATCAAGAGAAATTGCCCAGCAAAAAATGTTTTTAATTCATAATGCTCTAGGAGAAGATGCAAAGATTTTTGATGAGGACGAAGAGCCTACACCAGCTGCATTAGGTTCAAAAATTAATAGCAATCCCCAAGAGGAAGGAGAAGTAAATACAATTACCAAGATAAGAAACCTTTATGCGGACTTACAGAAGAAACATCCTGAGATCATAGATAAAATTAGTCAGCTTCCCCCTCGTGTTAAAACCGCTAAAAAACATCCGGAATACGAATTAAATGTACTAAGACGTAAAGGTCTAAGTTTGTTTGCTCAGACTATTGGAAAAGAAGAAAACAGAACAGTCAGAGAGATTGATTTTGAAGAACTTTTAGTAAAAATAGCGTGTTCAATCGACGAACCGACTTTAAAACTTTCGTCTGTATTTTGGGGTTTGTACGATGAAGTAAAAGAATTTAAACCTAAATATAAAATGGGTAGAAGTGAAATCTCTTTGGAACAAAAAGCAGAAGCGAATCTCAAAAAATCACTAAGAATTTTAAAAGACTTAAACTTTGAAAATCTTCATTTTATACAAATGCTGATTAAAGACCTACGTTATTATCATACTCTTTCAACAAAAAGTGTTAGACGTATTGGCGCTCAGGAATTATCTGATGATAAGAAGTCAGTTCGTTACTTTTTAGAAGAAATAGCATATCTGAAACATAATCTGGGTGAAAACTACTTGGATGATATTGAATCCAGAACAAAATATAAAAGTAAAGAAGTAATTATTGCTATTGAGAATAATGATTTGAGAGAATTGTTATAA
- a CDS encoding tyrosine-type recombinase/integrase, producing the protein MAQELVLKYENHLQCVNSDVLFPVLSNQKMNSYLKEIASCRRDQQRFDIPYHKAYICHYRYLSNGVPIESVSKMLGHMNIKTTQHYAKILDKKVSDNMAVLKKALNNKFGISD; encoded by the coding sequence GTGGCTCAGGAACTGGTTTTAAAATATGAGAACCATCTGCAATGCGTCAATTCAGATGTGCTGTTTCCTGTTTTGAGTAATCAGAAAATGAATTCATATCTGAAAGAAATTGCGAGCTGTCGGCGGGATCAACAAAGATTTGACATTCCATATCACAAGGCATACATTTGCCACTACCGTTACTTATCTAATGGGGTTCCAATTGAAAGTGTGAGTAAAATGCTGGGTCATATGAATATAAAAACGACACAGCATTATGCGAAGATTCTGGATAAGAAAGTGAGTGATAATATGGCGGTTTTAAAGAAAGCTTTAAATAATAAATTTGGAATATCAGATTAG
- a CDS encoding NUDIX hydrolase has translation MAKKSAGILLFRKNGGQLSVLLVHPGGPFWKNKDAGAWSVPKGEIMEDEDPLERARTEFSEETGQEITGNYIPLAAVTQKGGKKVYCWAVEGNLEASKLSSNTIQIQWPPRSGKMMEIPEVDRWEWFSPEEARIKINPAQVAFIDELEELMNKS, from the coding sequence ATGGCTAAAAAAAGTGCAGGTATTTTATTGTTCAGAAAAAACGGAGGTCAGCTGTCTGTCCTCCTGGTGCATCCCGGCGGGCCTTTCTGGAAAAATAAGGATGCCGGAGCATGGTCAGTTCCCAAAGGGGAAATAATGGAGGATGAAGATCCGTTGGAACGTGCGCGTACTGAATTTTCAGAAGAGACCGGCCAGGAGATTACCGGAAATTATATTCCGTTGGCTGCTGTAACGCAAAAAGGTGGGAAAAAGGTTTATTGTTGGGCTGTGGAAGGAAATTTGGAAGCCTCCAAACTGTCGAGCAACACTATCCAGATCCAGTGGCCGCCAAGGTCCGGAAAAATGATGGAAATTCCTGAGGTTGACAGATGGGAGTGGTTTTCTCCGGAAGAGGCCCGGATTAAAATCAATCCTGCGCAGGTTGCATTCATTGATGAACTTGAAGAACTGATGAACAAATCATAA
- a CDS encoding alpha-ketoglutarate-dependent dioxygenase AlkB family protein, translating into MQQLSLFNSDEFYRFPDQLLDYTEHFLSKEEADGLIRLLIDTVPWEQTLQKIRDKTVITPRLTAWYGDPETSYQIGKKAVTAHPWLPELLALKKRIENETEFRFNSVLLNLYRDGNDSVAWHRDKTHAAETLSSIASLSLGQVRNFDFRKLEDHSQKHSISLAHGSLLIMKGNLQTEWEHRIAKSSELMRPRINLTFRMIREL; encoded by the coding sequence ATGCAACAGCTCAGCCTTTTCAATTCTGACGAATTTTACCGTTTTCCTGACCAACTGCTGGATTATACAGAACATTTTCTATCCAAAGAGGAAGCGGACGGGCTTATCAGGTTACTCATTGATACGGTTCCATGGGAGCAGACTTTGCAGAAAATCAGGGATAAAACTGTGATCACTCCCCGCCTGACCGCCTGGTACGGAGATCCTGAAACCTCTTATCAGATCGGGAAAAAGGCAGTGACCGCCCATCCATGGCTTCCGGAACTCTTGGCCCTGAAAAAACGGATTGAAAACGAAACAGAATTCCGGTTCAATTCTGTACTGCTGAATTTATACCGTGACGGAAATGATTCCGTTGCCTGGCACCGCGATAAGACCCATGCAGCGGAGACTTTGTCCTCTATTGCTTCACTGAGCTTAGGACAGGTAAGAAATTTCGATTTCAGGAAACTGGAGGACCACAGTCAGAAACACTCCATTTCTCTGGCCCATGGATCTCTATTGATTATGAAAGGGAATTTACAGACGGAATGGGAGCATCGCATCGCCAAATCTTCCGAGCTCATGCGTCCCCGCATCAACCTTACCTTCCGTATGATCAGGGAATTATGA
- a CDS encoding lmo0937 family membrane protein, with amino-acid sequence MRSILWLVAVICIVVWLLGILGIVPGMDTGYLVHILLVIAIIVVLYNLISGRRPLD; translated from the coding sequence ATGAGAAGTATTTTATGGTTAGTTGCAGTGATCTGCATCGTCGTTTGGCTTTTAGGAATTTTAGGAATTGTACCGGGTATGGATACAGGATATCTTGTTCACATATTATTGGTCATCGCAATTATTGTAGTCCTTTATAACCTGATTTCAGGCAGAAGGCCGCTTGATTAG
- a CDS encoding alpha/beta fold hydrolase, whose amino-acid sequence MSEALRLSRLGTFLFLIFILSGCGKGTDFKVTEWNDDYDTRPIIFYLSGDAGFNTFSKNLGRDLHRFGYDVFALDTKAYFWSKKTPVQTSSDVEKYINKQLRGRKNKEVIIIGFSFGADITAFVYNRFTPDLKNKIDKVFIIGPSKSNDFKIHLTEYFGEEFKGSFEVIPEINKMRGVPLTLVLSDFEFAHFPYREITLSPRTYQMVHIKADHHYGGNTEMLAGFIHQHIPK is encoded by the coding sequence ATGAGCGAAGCATTAAGATTGTCAAGGCTGGGTACTTTTCTTTTTTTAATCTTTATTCTTTCCGGTTGCGGAAAGGGAACGGATTTTAAGGTAACGGAATGGAATGACGACTATGATACCCGTCCCATCATTTTTTACCTGAGCGGCGATGCGGGGTTCAATACCTTTTCCAAAAATCTGGGGAGGGATCTTCACCGTTTCGGCTACGATGTTTTTGCCCTGGATACCAAAGCGTATTTCTGGAGCAAGAAAACACCCGTACAAACCTCTTCAGATGTTGAAAAGTATATTAACAAACAGCTGAGGGGCCGTAAAAATAAAGAGGTCATCATTATTGGGTTTTCCTTCGGTGCAGATATTACCGCATTTGTATACAACCGCTTTACCCCGGACCTGAAAAATAAAATTGACAAGGTATTCATTATCGGGCCTTCCAAAAGCAACGATTTTAAAATCCACCTTACGGAATATTTCGGCGAAGAATTCAAGGGAAGCTTTGAAGTGATCCCGGAAATCAACAAAATGAGGGGTGTACCACTGACGCTGGTGCTGAGCGATTTTGAATTTGCCCATTTTCCGTACCGGGAAATTACGCTCAGTCCAAGGACCTATCAAATGGTACATATCAAAGCAGACCATCATTACGGCGGAAATACGGAAATGCTGGCCGGCTTTATCCATCAGCATATTCCGAAGTAG
- a CDS encoding phosphatidylglycerol lysyltransferase domain-containing protein: MKKFKLSAMFRQIRWKELLAFLVLLLAFVFFRSERHELASIGPQLKSSKTEWILAGIVLSVIYIILQGLMYVTSFRSAGLALKLPEAVSLFLKRNFLSVFLPAGGVSSLAYLPRNIRTKGYNTASIHQASAVYGFVGLLTVLVVGLPLMVYALFINKNFSSSWSGIAVLGILVFALYGIFISFRKKNALYRFTERKFPRLIRSSEEIFNSEIDRKSFMITVLISVGIEFCGVFHLMIAMYALSTPASFSAAAISYVVSVVLMIISPFLRGLGAVEFSLTYILVSFGYEHADGLGITLLYRLFEFWLPLLAGIAAYLWSGRKLLARMIPVVMIFFLGIINILSVITPALADRLHIIKGYLALDVIHLSKTLTLIAGVLLLVTSAHLFKGTRRAWYFAVAFTVMSIVFNLAKALDYEEALFALATLGLLIYSRKEYILRTKRISLQRGFGWFTGIFVAIFIFNYLSFYFISKSHFGIDFTKEEAFYYTLHTFLLFSDSGLVARTGFARDFQNLNFILGAISWLILIFSLYRSNIHKGTDDNTEKYEDAEDLVEEYGASSLDYFKLAQDKQLFFSEEAEGFVSFRTANGFAVVLEEPVCAAEDKVTVIEEFENYCRKNSLKTCYYRVGEDGLSYFPSSGKQKLFIGQDALLDAENFSLSGKERKSIRNGVNGLEKAGYTTEIRFAPQDDATIDQIQAVSDEWLTESDKKEIVFAEGMFDREVVRNQDLILILDPEGRCVAFLNIIPHCAPDECSYDMIRKKEDTPNGSVDALIIKLVEYARAKDLKFINMGMTPMAGARHPDNTAEQLLKIAYERLGSFKHYQSLRNFKEKYADLWENKYLVYNNDLDLLLLPAALNKVMKP, encoded by the coding sequence ATGAAAAAATTCAAACTGTCGGCAATGTTCAGGCAGATCCGCTGGAAAGAGCTGCTCGCTTTCCTTGTTTTACTGCTTGCCTTTGTCTTCTTCAGAAGTGAACGGCATGAGCTTGCTTCTATTGGGCCGCAGCTTAAAAGTTCCAAAACGGAATGGATACTCGCAGGGATCGTCCTGTCCGTGATCTATATTATTCTACAGGGCCTTATGTATGTTACCAGCTTCCGGAGTGCCGGCCTTGCCCTGAAACTGCCTGAAGCAGTCAGCTTATTCCTGAAGCGCAATTTTCTGAGTGTTTTCCTGCCGGCCGGAGGCGTAAGTTCTCTGGCTTATCTGCCGAGAAACATCAGGACCAAAGGTTACAATACGGCTTCTATTCACCAGGCCAGTGCCGTGTATGGTTTTGTAGGGCTGCTTACCGTTCTGGTTGTTGGCCTGCCGCTGATGGTGTATGCGCTTTTCATCAATAAAAACTTCAGCAGCAGCTGGTCCGGAATTGCGGTGCTTGGTATTTTGGTATTCGCACTGTACGGTATTTTTATCTCATTCCGGAAAAAGAACGCATTGTACCGTTTTACGGAGAGAAAATTTCCCCGGCTGATCCGTTCATCTGAAGAAATCTTCAACAGTGAAATAGACCGGAAAAGTTTCATGATTACCGTATTGATCTCTGTAGGAATAGAATTTTGCGGGGTATTCCACCTGATGATCGCCATGTACGCCTTAAGTACACCGGCATCTTTTTCAGCCGCTGCCATTTCTTATGTGGTGTCCGTTGTACTGATGATTATTTCGCCTTTCCTTAGGGGATTGGGAGCTGTGGAATTTTCTCTGACCTACATTCTGGTTAGCTTCGGATACGAGCATGCAGACGGACTCGGAATTACTCTTTTGTACCGGTTGTTTGAATTCTGGCTTCCCCTGCTGGCCGGTATTGCTGCCTACCTCTGGAGCGGAAGGAAGCTTCTTGCCCGCATGATTCCGGTGGTCATGATTTTTTTTCTCGGCATCATCAATATTCTTTCTGTAATCACACCTGCCCTGGCAGACCGTCTTCACATTATCAAGGGTTACCTGGCTCTGGATGTCATCCACCTTTCCAAGACACTGACGCTGATTGCCGGTGTGCTGCTTCTGGTTACCTCAGCCCATCTGTTTAAAGGTACCCGGAGAGCCTGGTATTTCGCAGTAGCTTTTACGGTGATGTCTATAGTGTTCAACCTGGCAAAAGCCCTGGATTATGAGGAAGCCCTTTTTGCCCTGGCTACCCTGGGACTGCTGATCTACAGCCGAAAAGAATATATCCTCAGGACGAAAAGGATTTCGCTTCAGCGCGGGTTCGGCTGGTTTACGGGAATCTTCGTCGCTATTTTTATTTTTAATTACCTCAGCTTCTATTTTATCAGCAAATCCCATTTCGGAATAGATTTCACCAAAGAGGAAGCTTTTTATTATACCCTCCATACTTTCCTTTTGTTCAGCGATTCCGGACTGGTGGCCCGTACAGGTTTTGCAAGGGACTTCCAGAACCTGAACTTTATCCTGGGTGCCATTTCCTGGCTGATCCTTATTTTTTCCCTGTACAGGAGCAATATACACAAAGGGACGGATGACAATACGGAAAAATATGAGGATGCCGAAGACCTTGTGGAAGAATATGGGGCCTCATCCCTGGATTATTTCAAACTGGCGCAGGATAAGCAGCTGTTCTTTTCCGAAGAGGCAGAAGGATTCGTATCATTCCGGACCGCCAACGGCTTTGCCGTTGTTCTGGAAGAGCCGGTATGTGCCGCAGAAGATAAAGTGACCGTGATTGAAGAATTTGAAAATTACTGCCGGAAGAACAGCCTTAAAACCTGCTATTACCGGGTAGGTGAAGATGGACTCTCCTATTTTCCGTCTTCAGGGAAACAAAAGCTCTTTATCGGCCAGGATGCATTGCTGGATGCTGAAAATTTCAGCCTTTCCGGAAAAGAAAGGAAATCGATCAGGAATGGCGTCAACGGGCTCGAAAAAGCCGGATATACCACAGAAATCAGGTTTGCGCCCCAGGATGATGCCACGATAGACCAGATTCAGGCGGTTTCGGATGAATGGCTGACAGAATCTGACAAGAAGGAAATCGTGTTTGCAGAAGGGATGTTTGACCGTGAAGTGGTCAGAAACCAGGACCTGATCCTTATTCTTGATCCTGAAGGCCGCTGTGTCGCTTTCCTGAATATCATCCCGCACTGTGCGCCGGATGAATGCAGCTATGACATGATCCGTAAGAAGGAGGATACCCCCAACGGAAGCGTTGATGCCTTAATCATCAAGCTCGTTGAGTATGCCCGCGCCAAAGACCTTAAATTTATCAATATGGGAATGACGCCGATGGCCGGAGCCCGCCATCCTGATAATACGGCTGAACAGCTTTTAAAGATTGCCTATGAAAGACTCGGAAGCTTTAAGCATTACCAGAGCCTGAGGAACTTTAAGGAAAAATATGCTGACCTCTGGGAAAATAAATACCTGGTGTATAATAATGACCTGGACCTGCTGCTGCTCCCGGCTGCCTTAAATAAAGTAATGAAACCATGA